One genomic segment of Pseudomonadota bacterium includes these proteins:
- a CDS encoding type IV secretion system protein, protein MTKQKYLIPIIVIVLTFTNSAFASGTPREVTGGKTFVPMNIIMHFNALSQHDREKYILHLYLKARETYQQENYDHNYHDFVRLYSADKVYNAFKASLENGANLDSPLLLGANERILRVKSLKISPPESSASYAVIDFVSEDIDKETGSRFNTREKTAKIKFAPLNIGKMTVNSLNPYNFQVLDYQISNGKE, encoded by the coding sequence ATGACAAAACAAAAATATCTCATTCCGATTATAGTTATAGTCCTGACTTTCACAAATAGTGCGTTTGCATCCGGCACGCCCCGTGAGGTTACCGGGGGCAAAACTTTTGTCCCTATGAACATAATAATGCATTTTAACGCACTTTCGCAACATGACAGGGAAAAATACATTCTACATCTTTACTTAAAAGCCAGAGAGACATATCAACAGGAAAATTATGACCATAATTACCATGATTTTGTAAGATTATATTCCGCTGATAAAGTGTATAACGCTTTTAAAGCATCGCTGGAAAACGGTGCAAACCTTGACAGCCCGTTACTTTTAGGGGCAAATGAGCGTATTCTCAGAGTAAAATCCTTAAAAATATCACCCCCGGAATCTTCGGCTTCATATGCCGTTATAGATTTTGTATCCGAAGATATTGACAAAGAAACGGGTTCTCGGTTTAATACTAGGGAAAAAACTGCGAAAATCAAGTTCGCACCTCTTAATATCGGCAAAATGACGGTCAATTCTCTCAACCCTTATAATTTTCAGGTTCTTGATTATCAAATTTCTAACGGTAAGGAATAA
- the dnaK gene encoding molecular chaperone DnaK — protein MAVIGIDLGTTNSCFAVMDGKDAKVIENYEGRRTTPSMIAFTGSDGKEKVAGEAAKRQVVTNPEGTIYEVKRLIGRLFDAPETKEDMKHVPYKIIKGKGNAAWVEVKGEKYSPSQISAFILQKIKADAESYLGETVDKAVITVPAYFDDAQRQATKDAGKIAGLEVLRIINEPTAAALAYGMDRNDGKTIAVYDLGGGTFDVSILEIGDGVFEVKATNGDTFLGGADFDTKILNYIIETFKKDSGIDLSKDTLAMQRVKEAAEKAKIELSSSTETEINQPYITADASGPKHLNMKITRAKLEELVDELIAKTIEPCKKALKDAGLKASDIDDIVLVGGMTRMPKVQKAVKEFFGKEPHKGVNPDEVVALGAAIQAGVLQGDVKDVLLLDVTPLSLGIETLGGVFTRLIERNTTIPTKKGQVFSTADDNQSAVTIRVFQGEREMANDNKLLGQFNLENIPPAPRGMPQIEVEFDIDANGIVNVSAKDKATGKEQKITIQASGGLSDEDVEKMVRDAEAHAEEDKKKKAVAEVRNNADSMVFATEKSLKEYGDKVSAGDKKAIEDALADLKSALDSEKIDVEDVKAKTETLTQAAMKLGEAMYQSQAAAEAANGESGSSDDDGVVDAEFTEVNEDSDDKKSKKKNGTEG, from the coding sequence ATGGCAGTAATCGGTATTGACTTAGGTACTACTAACTCTTGCTTTGCCGTAATGGACGGCAAGGACGCAAAAGTTATCGAAAACTATGAAGGACGTAGGACAACACCTTCAATGATAGCTTTCACCGGAAGTGACGGCAAGGAAAAAGTAGCAGGTGAAGCTGCAAAGCGTCAGGTCGTGACTAACCCTGAAGGTACTATTTATGAAGTAAAACGTCTTATAGGTCGTCTGTTTGATGCGCCTGAGACAAAAGAGGACATGAAACACGTACCTTACAAAATAATAAAAGGTAAAGGTAACGCTGCTTGGGTTGAAGTAAAAGGTGAAAAATATTCTCCAAGCCAGATTAGTGCTTTCATTCTTCAAAAAATAAAAGCCGATGCCGAAAGCTATCTTGGTGAAACTGTTGATAAAGCGGTTATTACGGTTCCCGCCTATTTTGATGATGCTCAGCGTCAGGCAACTAAAGATGCGGGCAAGATAGCCGGTTTAGAAGTTCTGCGTATAATTAACGAGCCTACCGCTGCCGCCCTTGCGTACGGCATGGACAGAAATGACGGTAAGACAATTGCTGTTTATGACTTAGGTGGCGGTACATTCGACGTATCTATCCTTGAAATAGGCGATGGCGTATTTGAAGTGAAAGCAACCAATGGCGATACTTTCTTAGGCGGTGCCGACTTTGATACAAAGATACTTAACTATATCATCGAAACATTCAAAAAGGATTCCGGCATAGACCTTTCTAAAGACACTCTTGCTATGCAGCGTGTTAAAGAAGCTGCCGAGAAAGCTAAAATAGAGCTTTCAAGCTCTACCGAAACAGAAATAAATCAGCCATATATCACGGCTGACGCATCGGGTCCTAAACACCTGAACATGAAAATCACCCGTGCTAAATTAGAAGAGCTTGTAGACGAACTGATAGCTAAAACTATCGAGCCTTGTAAAAAAGCACTTAAGGACGCAGGTTTAAAAGCATCTGATATTGATGATATTGTACTGGTCGGCGGTATGACTCGTATGCCTAAAGTACAGAAAGCCGTTAAAGAGTTTTTCGGCAAAGAGCCTCATAAAGGCGTTAACCCTGACGAAGTTGTCGCGCTTGGTGCTGCTATTCAGGCAGGGGTTTTACAAGGTGACGTGAAAGACGTATTATTGCTTGATGTTACGCCTTTATCACTTGGTATCGAGACTTTAGGGGGAGTGTTCACACGCCTTATTGAGCGGAACACTACTATCCCTACCAAAAAGGGGCAAGTATTTTCAACGGCTGACGATAACCAGTCTGCGGTAACTATACGTGTATTCCAAGGTGAGCGTGAAATGGCTAACGATAATAAACTGCTCGGTCAGTTTAATTTAGAAAATATCCCTCCTGCACCACGCGGTATGCCGCAAATTGAAGTTGAGTTCGATATTGACGCTAACGGTATAGTGAATGTATCTGCAAAAGATAAGGCTACCGGAAAAGAGCAGAAAATAACCATTCAGGCATCAGGCGGATTATCCGATGAGGACGTTGAGAAAATGGTAAGAGATGCCGAGGCTCACGCTGAGGAAGATAAGAAAAAGAAAGCCGTTGCAGAGGTCAGGAATAATGCTGACAGCATGGTATTTGCAACAGAGAAGTCCTTAAAAGAATATGGGGATAAGGTATCGGCAGGTGACAAAAAAGCAATTGAAGATGCACTTGCAGACCTTAAATCGGCTTTAGATTCTGAAAAGATAGACGTTGAGGACGTAAAAGCTAAAACGGAGACGCTTACTCAGGCAGCCATGAAGCTTGGTGAGGCTATGTATCAGTCGCAGGCAGCAGCCGAGGCGGCAAACGGCGAAAGCGGCTCTTCTGATGATGACGGCGTTGTAGATGCGGAGTTTACGGAAGTTAACGAAGACTCCGACGACAAAAAGTCCAAAAAGAAGAACGGTACGGAAGGTTAA
- the dnaJ gene encoding molecular chaperone DnaJ — protein sequence MAKQDYYSLLGVEKNASADELKKAYRKLAMKYHPDRNPGDKEAEAKFKELSQAYDVLKDEQKRAAYDRYGHAAFENGGVGSNAGGAGFDPGANFADIFGDLFGDFMGGRGGTARTASQRGSDLRYNLEISLEEAFSGKQQKIQFTSATTCDKCTGSGSNDGSSASNCGTCGGMGKIRMQQGFFTVERTCTSCNGAGRVITNPCSRCGGEGRLRKERTLSVSIPEGVEDGTRIRLTGEGEVGLRGAQAGDLYIFVSVRENEFFMRDGNDIHCRVPIKMTTASLGGDVEVPVIDGTRAKVTIPSGTQTDDKFRMKGKGMTVMRSGGRRGDMYIHCNVEIPVKLNKRQRDLLKEFEELDGRGTNPKVENFLKKVKNIWADL from the coding sequence ATGGCAAAACAGGATTACTACTCTCTTTTAGGCGTAGAAAAAAATGCGTCGGCTGACGAGCTGAAAAAAGCCTATCGTAAACTGGCAATGAAATACCATCCGGACAGGAATCCGGGCGATAAGGAGGCTGAGGCAAAGTTCAAAGAGCTATCTCAAGCATATGACGTATTAAAAGATGAGCAAAAACGAGCCGCTTATGACCGCTACGGTCATGCGGCATTTGAAAACGGAGGCGTGGGCAGCAATGCAGGCGGTGCCGGTTTTGATCCCGGAGCGAACTTCGCTGACATTTTCGGCGATTTGTTCGGTGATTTCATGGGCGGGCGTGGCGGCACTGCTCGCACAGCAAGCCAAAGAGGCTCCGATTTACGTTACAACCTTGAGATATCTTTAGAAGAGGCATTTTCCGGTAAGCAGCAGAAAATACAATTCACATCGGCAACCACATGCGATAAATGTACGGGATCAGGTAGTAATGACGGTTCATCGGCTTCTAATTGCGGTACATGCGGCGGCATGGGTAAGATACGCATGCAGCAGGGCTTCTTTACCGTAGAGAGGACGTGTACCTCATGTAACGGTGCAGGCAGGGTAATAACGAACCCATGCAGCAGGTGCGGAGGTGAAGGACGCTTAAGAAAAGAACGCACTTTATCCGTAAGTATTCCTGAGGGCGTGGAAGACGGAACAAGGATACGCCTGACCGGTGAAGGTGAGGTGGGCTTGCGTGGTGCTCAGGCAGGTGACCTATATATATTCGTATCGGTGCGTGAAAATGAGTTCTTTATGCGTGACGGCAACGACATACATTGCCGCGTCCCTATAAAAATGACTACCGCTAGTTTGGGAGGCGATGTTGAAGTTCCCGTAATTGACGGTACAAGGGCAAAAGTCACTATACCTTCCGGCACTCAGACCGACGACAAGTTCAGAATGAAAGGAAAAGGAATGACCGTAATGCGTTCCGGTGGTCGCCGTGGCGATATGTATATACACTGCAACGTAGAGATACCGGTAAAACTTAACAAGCGTCAGAGGGATCTGTTAAAAGAATTTGAAGAACTCGACGGCAGAGGAACTAATCCTAAAGTTGAGAACTTCCTGAAAAAAGTAAAAAATATATGGGCAGACCTTTAG
- a CDS encoding PAS domain-containing protein — translation MTEEQKNYRRLTDYLKEYWDEKRGKRNFPELKEIDINEFDVQFSKDIFLIELVPTITMNIAKTIYLGKNLNTEFKKDSSGVHIKNLIVRFLETPMDAYNKVVETKKPLIHNIEIPCKEIATLCYRQILLPLGDAEKGDIKGILGGMRYKKNKD, via the coding sequence ATGACAGAAGAGCAAAAAAATTACAGAAGATTGACAGACTATCTGAAAGAATACTGGGATGAAAAAAGGGGTAAAAGGAATTTTCCTGAGTTAAAGGAAATTGACATCAATGAATTTGACGTACAGTTTTCCAAGGATATATTCTTGATAGAACTTGTTCCTACTATAACGATGAATATAGCCAAAACTATTTATCTGGGGAAGAACCTGAACACTGAATTTAAAAAAGATTCATCAGGAGTTCATATAAAAAATTTGATTGTAAGATTCCTTGAAACCCCGATGGATGCATATAACAAGGTTGTTGAAACCAAGAAACCGTTAATACATAATATCGAAATACCTTGTAAGGAAATAGCAACTTTATGCTACAGGCAGATACTCTTGCCCCTTGGTGATGCGGAAAAGGGCGATATAAAAGGAATACTGGGTGGCATGAGGTATAAAAAAAATAAGGATTAA
- the csrA gene encoding carbon storage regulator CsrA, with the protein MLYLMRKQDESIIINNDIELKVIEIKGKSVKLGFNFPKGASVLRKELYDKIMAENEAALKMGQSVSSDLLSSLPLSVDFGIKSNEDSEDSKEQ; encoded by the coding sequence ATGCTATATTTAATGCGCAAGCAGGATGAATCAATCATCATAAACAATGATATTGAACTCAAGGTAATTGAGATCAAAGGCAAATCCGTAAAATTAGGATTTAATTTCCCTAAAGGTGCGTCCGTACTGCGAAAAGAACTTTATGACAAGATAATGGCTGAAAATGAAGCCGCATTGAAAATGGGGCAAAGTGTTAGTAGCGATTTACTGTCATCATTACCTTTATCTGTCGATTTCGGCATAAAATCGAACGAAGATTCTGAGGATTCAAAGGAACAATAA